From the Nitrospinota bacterium genome, one window contains:
- a CDS encoding N-acetylmuramoyl-L-alanine amidase, with amino-acid sequence MKSLKNILLLFFSIFFLLITVPSNADLSPEKTYEIAKRRYHKLMTSSPIEKINRQSWDRTIGLFKEVFNKNPRGSLADDSLFSIGSLYAELYRRAGNKDDLKNAVKYYQKVYQEFPKSNLSDDSLFLIGEAFFLYEKDYSSADSAYRKIVNNYPKGDKYTSAKIRLREIKQFYSNKASLEKKEGLSQIKGVRHWSNPKYTRIVIDLDNKVTYKESQLKNPDRIYLDLLNTRLGPEVKKHFIKIGDSLLKSIRLSHHTAEITRVVIDINNINRYKIFVLENPFRIVIDVKGGCVKDEVVTEKRKEEDALPRKKREELTVKHYIKTIVIDPGHGGKDPGAIGYNGLEEKTVVLDIAKRLKKIMRKKTNYKVILTREKDVYLSLEERTAIANTLNADLFISLHANASRRRGAMGVESYFLDYTFNEEVLEIASRENNAPFLLKDDLQAILYDLKKTNYYNESILLANHVQESLILSLDSNYRKLKNRGAKAAPFYVLFGAEMPSVLIETLFISNRKEEKMLRNERYKQRIAEAIFIGIQNYMSETKKDLRAAR; translated from the coding sequence ATGAAGTCTTTAAAAAACATTTTATTGTTGTTTTTCTCCATCTTTTTCTTGCTAATTACTGTTCCCTCAAATGCTGATCTCTCACCAGAGAAGACTTATGAGATTGCTAAAAGGAGATATCACAAACTGATGACCTCATCTCCTATAGAAAAGATAAATAGACAGAGTTGGGATCGTACAATAGGTCTATTTAAAGAAGTTTTTAATAAAAATCCTAGAGGTTCTTTAGCTGATGATTCTCTATTCTCAATTGGAAGTCTTTACGCAGAGCTTTATAGAAGAGCTGGAAACAAGGATGACTTAAAGAATGCAGTAAAATACTATCAAAAGGTCTACCAAGAATTTCCTAAAAGCAACCTATCAGATGATTCCCTTTTTTTGATAGGAGAAGCATTTTTTCTTTATGAAAAGGACTATTCCAGTGCTGATTCAGCTTATAGAAAGATAGTAAATAATTATCCTAAAGGGGATAAATATACCTCAGCAAAAATAAGATTAAGAGAGATTAAGCAGTTCTATTCAAATAAAGCTTCTTTAGAGAAAAAAGAGGGATTGAGCCAAATAAAAGGTGTTCGTCATTGGTCAAACCCAAAATATACTCGAATCGTCATTGATTTAGATAACAAAGTTACCTATAAAGAATCTCAACTGAAGAACCCAGACAGAATCTACCTTGATCTCTTAAATACAAGATTAGGACCAGAAGTAAAAAAACATTTCATAAAAATCGGAGACAGCCTTTTAAAAAGCATAAGATTAAGTCACCATACAGCAGAGATAACCAGGGTAGTTATAGATATTAATAATATAAATAGATATAAAATCTTTGTTCTCGAGAATCCTTTTAGAATAGTCATTGATGTTAAAGGAGGCTGTGTTAAGGATGAGGTAGTTACTGAAAAGAGAAAAGAAGAGGATGCTCTCCCTAGAAAGAAAAGAGAAGAATTGACAGTAAAACATTATATAAAGACAATTGTTATTGATCCCGGGCACGGAGGTAAAGATCCTGGGGCTATTGGATATAATGGTCTTGAGGAAAAAACAGTTGTTTTAGATATTGCTAAGAGACTGAAAAAAATAATGAGAAAAAAAACGAACTATAAAGTTATCTTAACAAGAGAAAAAGATGTTTATCTTTCATTAGAAGAAAGAACAGCTATTGCAAATACTTTAAATGCTGACCTATTTATTTCTTTACATGCTAATGCCAGCAGAAGAAGGGGCGCTATGGGTGTTGAGTCCTATTTTCTTGACTATACTTTTAATGAAGAAGTCCTAGAGATTGCTTCCAGAGAAAATAACGCTCCTTTTTTATTGAAGGATGACCTTCAAGCAATTTTGTATGATCTTAAAAAAACCAATTATTATAATGAATCTATTCTCTTGGCAAATCATGTTCAAGAGTCATTGATTTTGAGTCTTGATTCTAATTATCGAAAATTGAAAAATCGAGGCGCTAAAGCGGCCCCTTTTTATGTTCTATTTGGCGCAGAAATGCCGAGTGTTCTTATAGAGACTCTCTTCATAAGCAATAGAAAAGAAGAGAAAATGTTGAGGAACGAGAGATATAAGCAGCGTATAGCAGAAGCCATATTTATAGGTATCCAGAATTATATGAGTGAAACTAAGAAAGATTTACGAGCAGCAAGGTAA
- the eno gene encoding phosphopyruvate hydratase has protein sequence MSKVTEVIGREIIDSRGNPTIEVDVILENGILGRASVPSGASTGEREAIELRDGDKKRYLGKGVKKAVENINNKIAEEMVGLDPADQVFIDNLLLSLDGTENKSNLGANAILGVSLAIAKSAAQDLGLPLYQYIGGANAKELPVPMMNILNGGSHADNNLDLQEYMIMPLGAESLSEAVRMGSEVFHNLKKVLSEKKYNTAVGDEGGFAPNLRSNEEAFGLILKGIEKSGYKPGEDIYLAIDAAASEFYKDGEYILSAEKKPKKSSEEMIEFYKGMIKKYPIISVEDGLAENDWDGWKLLTQELGKKIQIVGDDIFVTNTKIFQEGIKKGIANSILIKLNQIGTLTETLDAIEMAKRNGYTAVVSHRSGETEDVTIADVAVAYNTGQIKTGSLSRTDRVSKYNQLIRIEEELGDIAIFKGKGVFYNIQ, from the coding sequence ATGTCAAAAGTTACAGAAGTTATCGGAAGAGAAATCATTGACTCTCGCGGCAATCCTACAATTGAAGTTGATGTAATTTTAGAAAATGGAATACTGGGAAGGGCTTCAGTTCCTTCAGGGGCATCCACTGGTGAGAGAGAAGCCATTGAATTAAGAGATGGGGATAAAAAACGCTATCTCGGTAAAGGCGTTAAAAAAGCTGTTGAAAATATAAACAACAAGATAGCTGAAGAGATGGTTGGGCTCGATCCTGCAGATCAGGTCTTTATAGACAATCTCCTTTTAAGCTTAGATGGTACAGAGAACAAATCAAATTTAGGTGCCAATGCCATTTTGGGGGTATCGCTGGCAATTGCTAAGTCAGCAGCCCAGGACTTGGGGCTACCTCTCTATCAATACATAGGAGGAGCCAACGCAAAAGAGCTTCCTGTGCCTATGATGAATATTCTCAATGGGGGTTCCCATGCTGACAATAATCTTGATCTCCAAGAATATATGATAATGCCATTAGGGGCAGAGAGCTTATCAGAAGCTGTGAGAATGGGCTCAGAGGTATTTCATAACCTAAAGAAGGTTCTTTCAGAAAAAAAATATAATACCGCTGTAGGAGATGAAGGAGGTTTTGCACCTAATCTTCGTTCAAACGAAGAGGCTTTTGGATTAATTCTAAAAGGAATTGAGAAGTCGGGATATAAACCAGGAGAAGACATCTATCTAGCAATAGACGCTGCTGCGAGTGAATTCTATAAAGATGGAGAATATATCTTGTCTGCAGAAAAAAAACCTAAAAAGTCATCTGAAGAAATGATAGAATTTTATAAAGGCATGATAAAAAAATATCCAATTATTTCCGTAGAAGACGGGCTTGCTGAGAATGATTGGGATGGGTGGAAGTTATTAACTCAGGAACTTGGTAAAAAGATTCAGATTGTTGGAGATGATATCTTTGTAACCAATACAAAGATATTTCAAGAGGGTATTAAGAAAGGTATTGCAAACTCGATATTAATTAAATTAAATCAGATTGGAACGCTGACCGAAACTTTAGATGCTATAGAGATGGCTAAAAGAAACGGATATACTGCTGTAGTATCACACAGGTCAGGAGAAACAGAAGATGTTACCATTGCCGATGTGGCAGTGGCTTATAATACAGGTCAGATTAAAACAGGCTCCCTTTCTCGGACTGATAGGGTTTCTAAATATAATCAATTAATAAGAATAGAGGAGGAACTCGGAGATATAGCCATATTTAAAGGTAAAGGGGTATTTTACAATATTCAATAA
- a CDS encoding pyridoxamine 5'-phosphate oxidase family protein codes for MKLSEYFENKKGLGVIATADSDGRVDAAVYARPHFIDEETIAFIMLERLTHKNLQSNPHAAYLFMEGGDKYIGKRLYLTKIREEKNSEFIDTLRRRKDYKEYKDTTRYLVYFRIDKVLPLVGDKE; via the coding sequence ATGAAGCTTAGCGAATATTTTGAAAATAAAAAAGGTCTTGGCGTAATCGCTACAGCAGATTCAGATGGAAGAGTGGATGCTGCGGTTTATGCAAGGCCTCATTTTATTGATGAAGAGACTATTGCTTTTATCATGCTTGAGCGCTTGACCCATAAGAATCTCCAGTCAAACCCTCATGCCGCATACCTTTTTATGGAAGGGGGGGATAAATACATAGGCAAAAGGCTTTATCTCACAAAAATTAGAGAGGAGAAGAATAGCGAATTTATCGATACTCTTAGAAGAAGAAAGGATTACAAAGAATATAAAGATACGACAAGATATCTTGTCTATTTTAGAATTGATAAGGTTTTACCTCTTGTTGGAGACAAAGAATAA
- the der gene encoding ribosome biogenesis GTPase Der — translation MKKNKKEIPVVAIVGRPNVGKSALFNKIIGQRKAIVNDTEGLTRDRNYNRASFEGKDFILIDTGGFEPVSKDNILMQVKEQAQLAIDESDIIIFLCDGKTGITNDDIEIFNFLRKTEKPIVVSINKIDDSKHKERVYDFYKLGTDQLLAISAEHSIGISDLLNTVCNFLPDYKEIKYPDTYIRVSVVGRPNVGKSSLINKIINEKRVLVDKSPGTTRDSIDTYFKRDEKEFLFIDTAGIRRKGRVTNVLEKYCVIMALKSLERSDIALILIDATDGITAQDTKIAGYAYEAGKACIIVVNKWDLVEKDNKTTGAYTTEIKNKLKYLSFAPVIFVSAETGQRINKLFPLIEEIFKEYNKKLSTSKLNRIIKKIWDKRHPSSYRGKAVKFYYSTQIKSGPPTFLIFVNYSKGIHFSYMRYIENGLRNEFGFFGTPLRILLRDRR, via the coding sequence ATGAAAAAAAACAAAAAAGAAATTCCTGTAGTAGCTATAGTCGGAAGACCTAATGTTGGTAAATCGGCTCTATTTAATAAGATTATTGGTCAAAGAAAGGCCATTGTCAATGATACTGAAGGACTTACTAGAGATAGAAACTACAATAGAGCCTCTTTTGAGGGAAAAGATTTTATTTTAATAGATACAGGAGGTTTTGAGCCTGTCTCGAAAGATAATATCTTGATGCAAGTTAAAGAACAGGCTCAATTAGCAATTGATGAATCTGATATTATCATATTTCTCTGCGATGGTAAAACAGGAATCACAAATGATGACATAGAGATTTTTAATTTTCTTAGAAAAACTGAGAAACCAATTGTTGTTTCAATAAATAAAATCGATGACTCGAAACACAAAGAAAGGGTTTATGATTTCTATAAACTGGGAACAGATCAACTCTTAGCAATATCAGCGGAACATTCAATTGGGATTAGTGATCTTTTAAACACAGTATGTAATTTCTTACCGGATTATAAGGAAATAAAATATCCTGATACATATATAAGGGTCTCTGTTGTTGGACGGCCAAACGTAGGCAAATCTTCCCTAATAAATAAGATCATAAATGAAAAAAGGGTTCTTGTTGATAAATCTCCAGGAACAACAAGGGATTCAATAGATACATATTTCAAAAGAGATGAGAAGGAATTTTTATTTATTGATACAGCTGGGATTAGAAGAAAGGGAAGAGTAACAAACGTTCTTGAAAAATACTGTGTAATTATGGCTTTAAAAAGCTTAGAAAGATCTGATATTGCTTTGATCTTAATAGATGCAACTGATGGAATCACAGCTCAAGATACAAAAATTGCAGGCTATGCATACGAGGCAGGTAAGGCATGTATTATCGTAGTTAACAAATGGGATTTGGTTGAAAAAGATAATAAAACAACAGGAGCTTATACAACAGAAATTAAGAATAAATTAAAATATCTTTCTTTTGCTCCTGTTATTTTTGTTTCAGCCGAGACAGGCCAGAGGATAAATAAGCTTTTTCCTCTTATTGAAGAAATTTTTAAAGAATATAACAAAAAATTAAGCACTAGTAAATTAAACCGTATTATTAAAAAGATATGGGACAAGAGACATCCATCTTCATACAGAGGAAAAGCCGTAAAGTTTTATTATTCAACACAAATAAAATCCGGTCCACCAACCTTTTTAATCTTTGTCAATTATTCAAAAGGAATTCATTTTTCTTATATGAGATATATTGAAAATGGGTTAAGAAATGAATTTGGGTTCTTCGGAACACCCTTAAGAATATTATTAAGGGATAGAAGGTAA
- a CDS encoding PilZ domain-containing protein, translated as MKTIGQKERRRAPRITLRSAFIDVYPINGEHKTELRGKICDVSAVGAKFISSKPYMKDSEIYVGLLLPSINTVINISGRVVRCEKKSSEEYHIAIEFKEDRYQQSLIEEYIRIMKSWDKQWERH; from the coding sequence ATGAAGACAATAGGACAAAAAGAGAGACGTAGAGCACCGAGAATAACTTTACGTTCAGCTTTTATAGATGTATATCCTATAAATGGTGAGCATAAAACAGAGCTCAGAGGAAAAATCTGTGATGTTTCTGCTGTAGGAGCAAAATTTATCTCTAGCAAGCCCTATATGAAGGATTCAGAAATTTATGTTGGTCTTTTGTTACCGAGTATTAATACTGTAATAAATATTTCTGGCAGAGTAGTTCGGTGCGAAAAGAAAAGTAGTGAGGAGTATCACATTGCTATAGAATTTAAGGAAGATCGCTATCAACAGTCTCTCATAGAAGAATACATAAGAATTATGAAATCGTGGGATAAACAATGGGAAAGACATTAA
- a CDS encoding DUF2867 domain-containing protein encodes MKLPGRGWLQFEVEKDKTGSIIWQTLIFDPIGILGLLYWYPLYPIHKLILKGTLNGIAKSIREQ; translated from the coding sequence ATGAAGCTTCCTGGACGAGGCTGGCTGCAATTTGAAGTCGAAAAGGATAAAACCGGTTCGATTATTTGGCAGACATTAATCTTTGATCCTATAGGCATTCTCGGATTACTTTATTGGTATCCTCTTTACCCAATACACAAGTTGATATTAAAAGGAACGCTTAATGGAATTGCTAAATCCATTAGAGAACAATAG
- a CDS encoding septum formation initiator family protein translates to MDNRKKNNKRFNIPFILTLCFFLSLIYVSIFGSQGIMKVFQMNNRVDAMKKEIQLLEKENNRIRKEIHQLKTDPYYIEKLAREELGLVKPKEKVYEFVDEKEDEKKPKRDIKIP, encoded by the coding sequence ATGGATAATAGAAAAAAAAATAACAAAAGATTTAACATTCCTTTCATTTTAACCCTTTGCTTTTTTTTATCTCTTATCTATGTCTCTATATTTGGTTCACAAGGTATAATGAAGGTTTTTCAGATGAATAATAGGGTGGATGCTATGAAGAAGGAGATTCAGCTGTTAGAAAAAGAGAATAATAGGATTAGAAAAGAGATTCATCAACTAAAAACAGATCCCTATTACATAGAAAAGCTTGCCAGAGAAGAGCTTGGGCTTGTAAAACCAAAGGAAAAGGTTTACGAATTTGTTGACGAAAAGGAAGATGAAAAGAAACCTAAAAGAGACATAAAAATTCCTTGA
- the hemL gene encoding glutamate-1-semialdehyde 2,1-aminomutase — MGKKSQDLFHIAQRYIPGGVNSPVRSFKAVGGTPLFIERGFGSKIYDIDGNEYIDYVGSWGPMILGHAHPEVISAIKEVSDKGTSFGAPTHLEVKMAKMIIEAVPSIDMVRLVNSGTETTMSAIRLARGFTKRDKIIKFNGCYHGHADNLLVQAGSGASTFGIPDSSGVPQDLVKSTISLPYNNIEILKDVLEKIGKDVACIIVEPIAGNMGVIPPKKDFLQGLRKLTKDYDIVFIFDEVITGFRVSYGGAQEFYNVMPDLTCLGKIIGGGLPVGAYGGRKDIMEHISPLGPVYQAGTLSGNPIAITAGLKTLKILSSNKEIYNELDKKAEVLCKGMSENSKKVGIPAYFTRVGSMFCMFFNKEEVFDYEAAKKSDTRRFAKYFHSMLDQGVSIAPSQFEAGFVSTAHSYQDIEKTLSANLTALKSL, encoded by the coding sequence ATGGGGAAAAAATCTCAAGATTTGTTTCATATTGCCCAGAGATACATACCAGGAGGCGTTAACAGCCCTGTTCGGTCTTTTAAGGCAGTGGGAGGGACACCTCTATTTATCGAAAGAGGCTTTGGCTCTAAGATATATGATATCGATGGAAACGAATATATCGACTATGTTGGTTCTTGGGGACCAATGATTCTTGGTCATGCCCATCCAGAAGTTATCTCTGCCATTAAGGAAGTCTCTGATAAAGGAACGAGTTTTGGAGCTCCGACTCATTTAGAGGTGAAAATGGCTAAGATGATTATCGAAGCTGTTCCCTCAATCGATATGGTTCGGTTAGTAAATTCAGGTACAGAAACCACGATGAGCGCTATTCGGTTGGCTCGGGGTTTCACAAAGAGAGATAAGATTATAAAATTCAATGGGTGTTATCATGGACATGCAGATAACCTATTAGTACAAGCAGGTTCTGGCGCATCTACTTTTGGGATTCCAGACAGCTCAGGTGTTCCTCAGGATTTGGTCAAGAGCACCATATCTCTACCTTATAATAATATTGAAATTCTAAAAGATGTGTTAGAAAAGATAGGAAAAGATGTTGCATGCATTATTGTTGAACCTATTGCTGGAAACATGGGTGTCATTCCTCCAAAGAAGGACTTTCTCCAAGGACTGAGAAAATTGACCAAAGATTATGATATCGTATTCATCTTTGACGAGGTGATAACGGGATTTAGAGTATCCTACGGTGGAGCACAGGAGTTTTATAATGTCATGCCTGATTTAACATGCCTTGGAAAAATCATAGGAGGGGGTCTACCTGTTGGAGCCTATGGTGGAAGAAAAGATATCATGGAGCATATCTCACCATTGGGCCCTGTTTACCAAGCAGGAACCCTTTCAGGAAATCCCATTGCGATTACTGCTGGTCTTAAAACATTAAAGATCTTATCAAGCAATAAAGAGATATATAATGAATTGGATAAAAAGGCAGAAGTCCTCTGTAAAGGCATGAGTGAAAATTCAAAAAAGGTAGGGATTCCTGCATATTTTACAAGAGTCGGATCGATGTTTTGCATGTTTTTCAATAAAGAAGAGGTGTTTGATTATGAGGCAGCCAAGAAGTCTGACACAAGACGCTTTGCAAAATATTTTCATTCAATGCTAGATCAGGGGGTAAGTATCGCTCCTTCACAATTTGAAGCGGGATTTGTCTCTACGGCCCACTCATATCAAGATATAGAAAAAACCCTCTCTGCAAACCTCACTGCGCTAAAATCTCTTTAG